Part of the Palaemon carinicauda isolate YSFRI2023 chromosome 8, ASM3689809v2, whole genome shotgun sequence genome is shown below.
AGAGTATCTTCTTTTCAAATTTCAATATACTAGGAACCAAGAGGAATGAGAGTATCtcttatttatatatcaatataataggAAACAAAAGGAATGAGAATTTCTCTTGTTCAAATTTCAATGTAATGGGAACCAAGAGGAATGAGAGTATCTCTCGGTCGAGTTCCAAATATATTAGAAAACAAATGGAATGAGAGTATATTTTGTTCAAATTTCATTATGCTATGAAACAAGAGGAATGAGAGTATCTCTTGTTCGAGGTCCTAATATATTATAAACCATGAGGAATGAAAGTATCTCTTGTTCAAATTTTAATGTAATTGGAACCATGAGGAATGAAATTATCTCTTGTTCGATTTCCTATTGTATCAGGAACCAGGAGTAATGAGAGTCTCTTGTTCGAGTTCTAATATAATTATAAGGAGCCAACAGGAGTGAAAGTATCCCCTTTTTTTAGTTCCAATATATTAGGAACTATGATGAATATGTGTATTTTTGTTCTAATTCCAAAGTGTTAGGAACTAAGAAGAGGGAGAATATATCTTTTTCTAATTCTAATATATTAGGACCCTAGAGGAATGAGAGTATTTCTTTTTCAAGTTCCAATATATTAGGAATCGAAAGAAATAAGTGTATTTATTGTACGAGCTCCAATATGTTAGGACCTGATAGAAATGAGACTATCTCTTGTTAGAGTTCTACCATATTAGGAACTAAGAGGAATAAGATCTTTTGTTCTAATGTCAATGCATTAGGAGACATAAGGAACGCTGGTGTCTTGCATTGCAATTCCAGTGTATTATAGATTAACAGGTACTGGTGCATCTCGTGTTAAAATTCCAGTGCAATAATTTAGGGGCCAATAGGATTTGCACAATTTCGGGCTCAAACTACAAAGCATTAGGAACAACAAGAATTCCAGTGTCTTGGGTTCAGATTTCAATACATTAGTAACATTAAGAATTATAGCTTCTCATGTTGGAATTCCAGTGCATTAGGGATCAACTGGAAAGATAGTTTTCCAATTTCAGTATATTAGGAGAAACAGTAATGTTTACATCTTGTACTCTAATTCCAATGCATCAGGGACTACTGGGGACAGGGCTCTTATTCGAAGTCAAGTGCATTAGGCACCAGCAGGAATGACAGTGTTTTGTGTTTCAACTACAATGCCTACAAATAGGTCGGAAAAAATCTTCGTTCGACTTCTAGTGCATTAGAGACCAATAAGAGTGACAGGATTTCGTGTTAGAATTGTAATGTATTAGGGACCAAAAGAAACGGTAGTGTATCTTGTTCGATTTGCAGTAAGTTAAGAAGAACTACTTGAAAGACAATATTCCATGTCCGAATTCAAATTTATATGGGCCGATCAGGAATGACAGAATTTTCTGCTCGAACTTCAGTACATTAGGACCGACAGGAACGACAGGTTCTATTGTTCGAATTTCATCAGACAAGGGAACAACATGTTTGGTAGTAATTAATGTTTGAATTTCTATGCATCAGGGAAGAAGAAGAGCAACAGTATCTCCTGTTAGAATTCTAATGCATTAGGGAACAGCAGGAATGGCAATATCCCATATTCGAATTCCAGTGCATGTAGACCAAACAGGAATATCAGTATCGTGTTCATATTTCAATGCTTTATGGATCAAAGGTTGCGCCAATATCTTGTGTTCAACTTCCAGTGCATTAGAGAACAATATGAATGATAGTATTTTATGCTAAAGGGCTTATGCATTAAGGACTAACAAAAAAGGCAGTGTCTTTTTATCATATTCCATTACAATAGAGACTAACACAAAGCTACAATATCTCGCATTCTAATTGTAATGATAAGAGACGAACAGGCATGACAATTTCTCCTGTTTGAATTCCATTGCTTGGGGACCAACTGGAACAACAGTGTTTAGTTTGAATTACAAGAGGAATTTTGCAAACTTTAATCTAAGATTTACCAATACCAAGTAATTAATTTCATTACTTGGAATTTTGAAATGTCTTTTTAATACGATATCTTGTACTTTCTTTGGACGTATTGTAGTTTGATTGTTCataaatttttttaatgttatgtataTTAGTTCAATTAagtaagaaaaaaacatttatgtaAGTTTTGTGATGGCTGGTACATATCTCTTCAACATGAATACACTTAAGGCTTGGGGGCAACACCGTAGCTAGGGTACCCGACCATAAAACCGAATGGCAAGTCTTATGGAATGATTCTTCATGATGACAGCAATGCAGCCACGGCGTACCACGTTAACCGACGCACAAAGACATCATCCTAACCCTGTAACAAGGCgaaggctactgtgttttcatgAACGAACACGGCTAAAGAAGCTAGCTCAAAGGGATGAGAGAGTGGTCTCATTAAATGTGGAATCTATGACGGGAAGGGGGAGAGAATTGTTGGACATGATGAGAAGAAGGAGGGTGAGGGTTTTGTGTGTACAGGAAACTCGTTGGAGGGGTAATAAGGCCAGAAAGATTGGGGCTGACAATGAATAGATATACAGTAGTGCAAACCATCTAGGGAGATGTAGTGTTGAGGTGATACTATCTAAGGAGAGGAAGGACGGCCTTGTGGAAGTGAAACGTGTGGGAGACAGTCTGATGACCATTAAGCTCAACTTTTGAGAAAATATCATCAATGTAATTAGTGCATATGCCCCACCATTTGGATGTACTAAAGAGGAAAAGGATGCTTTTTGGAGGTTGCTGGAGGGAGAGTTACATGAAGCGGAGGAGAGTTAATGACTAAGTATTGGAGGTGACCTGAACGAGCATATAGGATGTGATAATGAGATAATTGATAGGTTACATGGAGGGCAGGGGCTGGGAGTGATAAATGCTGAGAGAGATTGTGTACTCGATTTTGCaatagtaaattcttttttttttccactaagAAGTAGGAACATACAGTAATATACATGAGTGGGGCCAGGACGTCCAAGATCGTCTATATGCTATGTAGAATGATACACCCGAAGGAAGGTAGAAAATGTAAAGTCATCCTACATCATAGATTACTATGTATGGATATGAAGGCCTAAGATGGAATAAAACAAGGTTCACAGGATTAAGTTATTCAATTTAATGAGGGATAGTTAGTTTAAGAGAAGATTCAAGGAGAATGTGCTGCTGGAGGCAACTACTGATATAAGGGAAGTTCAGGAATGGTGGCACCATAATGCTGATATGTTTAgaaagttaggaaaggaaatattagGCAAGACATACGGAATAAGGAAACTTGGTGGTAGAATAGGAATGTACAGGAAAGTGTGCAAACTAAGAAAGGTACTGAAAAGACATGGAAAAGAACACACAACGGGAGGAGGATATGAGGCCTTTTAAGGAATATCAAGAATGCATGATATCTTGGACATACGAGAAGGCCAGAAGAGGACTTATTGCTTAGCAAAATCCCCAAGTAGAGCATCaaaaaatatcactgaagtaaaacaaataaaaagagtggATGGAACAGCTATAAGAAAATATGAAGATATAAGATAtggtggaaagaatattttgatagACTATTGAATGAGGAAAATGAGAGATCTGAGTGCCAAATGAAGGCCTGACATCTGGTGTAGAAAGGAACGAAGTGATGAGAGTacgggaaaaaatgaaaaatggtaaggcagtGGGTCCCGATGGGATACCGGCCAAGGCCTGGAAAGCATTGAGAGAGGAGGGCATAGATTTACTGTGGGATTTATTTGAGGAGATGTATGAACAGGAGGATATCCCCGATGAAAGGAGGAAGAGCTTTATTGCCCCAATGTTGCACTGGATGTGTGGATTGACAAGCGAGGATAGA
Proteins encoded:
- the LOC137645326 gene encoding uncharacterized protein, whose product is MRVREKMKNGKAVGPDGIPAKAWKALREEGIDLLWDLFEEMYEQEDIPDERRKSFIAPMLHWMCGLTSEDRVRNEYIIDTTGVKEASKKALEARSRWYGHVIRQNDEFVDHRVMEGRPKKSWKDCISEDMQGKECK